A DNA window from Thioalkalivibrio sp. XN279 contains the following coding sequences:
- the pstA gene encoding phosphate ABC transporter permease PstA — MNSTNNAGGEGRSPVLEVVRASLPRRYRAEARFKAYGIIALVLALSFLGLLLTSIISNGYTAFQQTYMQLEFNLDAEVVDPDGDGSEASLRAGNYLAVVRNSLYDLFPEVTSRSERRALSSLVSTGAMYQLQNMVLADPSLVGQTIQMWVPADDDVDMYRKGRISADVPEGERRLSDKQLGWIDAMAARDRLELKFNTALFTNGDSRDPELAGILGALKGSFYMLLVTLILSFPIGIAAAVYLEEFAPKNRWTDLIEVNINNLAAVPSIVFGLLGLAVFLNYFGMPRSAPLVGGLVLSLMTLPTIIIASRAALKAVPPSIREAALGMGASKMQTTFHHVVPLAMPGMLTGTIIGMAQALGETAPLLMIGMVAFIVDVPQGFTDPSTALPVQIFLWADSPERAFVERTSAAIIVLLGFLLVMNLLAVFLRRKFERRW; from the coding sequence GTGAACAGTACGAATAACGCAGGCGGGGAGGGGCGCTCCCCGGTCCTGGAAGTGGTGCGCGCCAGCCTGCCGCGCCGCTATCGTGCCGAGGCGCGCTTCAAGGCCTACGGCATCATCGCCCTGGTGCTGGCCCTCAGCTTTCTCGGCCTGCTTCTGACCAGCATCATCAGCAACGGGTACACCGCCTTCCAGCAGACCTACATGCAGCTCGAGTTCAACCTCGACGCCGAGGTGGTGGATCCGGACGGCGACGGCTCGGAAGCCTCGTTGCGCGCCGGCAATTACCTTGCGGTGGTGCGCAACAGTCTCTACGACCTCTTTCCCGAGGTGACCAGTCGCAGCGAGCGGCGTGCGCTTAGCAGCCTGGTGAGCACCGGTGCGATGTACCAGTTGCAGAACATGGTGTTGGCGGACCCCTCCCTGGTGGGGCAGACCATCCAGATGTGGGTCCCCGCGGACGACGACGTCGACATGTACCGCAAGGGCAGGATTTCCGCAGACGTTCCCGAGGGCGAGCGGCGGCTGAGCGACAAGCAGCTCGGCTGGATCGACGCCATGGCGGCCAGGGATCGCCTCGAGCTGAAGTTCAATACTGCGCTGTTCACCAACGGCGATTCGCGCGATCCCGAGCTGGCCGGCATCCTCGGGGCCTTGAAGGGCTCCTTCTACATGTTGCTGGTGACGCTTATCTTGAGTTTCCCCATCGGCATCGCCGCGGCTGTTTATCTCGAGGAGTTCGCGCCCAAGAATCGCTGGACCGACCTCATCGAGGTGAACATCAACAACCTCGCCGCGGTGCCGTCGATCGTTTTCGGCCTGCTCGGCCTGGCCGTGTTCCTGAACTACTTCGGCATGCCGCGCTCAGCACCACTGGTCGGCGGGCTGGTGCTGTCGCTGATGACGCTGCCGACCATCATCATCGCCAGCCGCGCCGCGCTGAAGGCCGTCCCGCCCTCGATCCGCGAGGCGGCGCTCGGGATGGGCGCATCGAAGATGCAGACCACCTTTCATCACGTGGTGCCGCTGGCCATGCCCGGCATGCTCACCGGCACCATCATCGGCATGGCGCAGGCGCTGGGCGAGACCGCACCGCTGCTGATGATCGGCATGGTCGCTTTCATCGTCGACGTGCCGCAGGGATTCACTGACCCCTCCACGGCGCTCCCGGTGCAGATTTTCCTCTGGGCGGACAGCCCCGAGCGGGCCTTTGTCGAGCGCACCTCCGCCGCGATCATCGTGCTGCTGGGGTTCCTGCTCGTGATGAACCTGCTCGCGGTGTTCCTGCGGCGCAAGTTCGAGCGCCGCTGGTAG
- the pstC gene encoding phosphate ABC transporter permease subunit PstC: MPLSTVVLVLLVMSAAAFVLGKRRSLALADAAGGIRGLHSLPSHYGTWAAVLVGVPAILFLFAWRVAEPVVFERLVIADLPAEIQALEAARLGLFMNDVRNAVVGNIVTGQQSEAVQAAAARYVELQGASATLRTVLVFALAIGGLAFGYRSISMTLRARNRVENLALVFLIASSTLAIFTTLGIVLSVLFESIRFFQRVPITEFLFGLNWSPQTALRADQVGASGAFGAVPLFAGTLLISFIAMLVAGPIGLMVAIYLAEYAPRQMRTVAKPLLEILAGVPTVVYGFFAALVVAPQVRAMGVTLGLDVASESALAAGLVMGIMIIPFVSSLSDDVINAVPQAMRDGAYALGATKAETIKQVIIPAALPGIVGGFLLAVSRAIGETMIVVMAAGLAANLTANPLEAVTTVTVQIVTLLVGDQEFDSAKTLAAFALGLVLFVVTLILNVIALHVVRKYREQYE; the protein is encoded by the coding sequence ATGCCACTTTCCACGGTCGTCCTCGTATTGCTCGTCATGAGCGCAGCCGCCTTCGTGCTGGGGAAGCGACGCTCCCTTGCGCTCGCGGACGCCGCCGGTGGTATCCGGGGGCTGCACTCCCTGCCGTCGCATTACGGCACCTGGGCCGCCGTGCTGGTCGGCGTGCCGGCCATCCTGTTCCTGTTCGCCTGGCGTGTCGCGGAGCCCGTGGTCTTCGAGCGGCTGGTCATCGCCGACCTGCCGGCGGAAATCCAGGCGCTCGAGGCCGCTCGTCTCGGGCTGTTCATGAACGACGTGCGCAACGCGGTCGTCGGCAATATCGTCACCGGGCAGCAGTCGGAGGCCGTCCAGGCGGCCGCGGCGCGGTATGTCGAGTTGCAAGGCGCCAGCGCCACGCTGCGCACCGTGCTGGTGTTCGCCCTCGCCATCGGCGGGCTGGCCTTCGGCTACCGCAGCATCTCCATGACGCTGCGCGCCCGCAACCGGGTCGAGAATCTTGCGCTCGTCTTCCTGATCGCCTCCTCGACACTGGCCATTTTCACCACGCTCGGCATCGTGCTTTCGGTGCTGTTCGAGTCCATCCGTTTCTTCCAGCGCGTGCCGATCACCGAGTTCCTGTTCGGCCTCAACTGGAGCCCGCAGACGGCGCTACGCGCCGACCAGGTCGGCGCTTCCGGCGCTTTCGGCGCCGTGCCGCTGTTCGCCGGCACGCTGCTCATCTCTTTCATCGCCATGCTGGTGGCCGGCCCGATCGGGTTGATGGTGGCCATCTACCTGGCCGAGTACGCGCCGCGGCAGATGCGCACAGTCGCCAAGCCGCTGCTGGAGATCCTCGCCGGCGTGCCCACCGTGGTGTACGGCTTCTTCGCCGCGCTGGTGGTGGCGCCGCAGGTGAGGGCCATGGGCGTGACCCTCGGCCTCGACGTGGCCTCCGAGAGCGCCCTCGCCGCGGGCCTGGTGATGGGCATCATGATCATTCCCTTCGTCTCGTCGCTCTCGGACGACGTCATCAACGCCGTGCCGCAGGCCATGCGCGACGGCGCCTATGCGCTCGGCGCCACCAAGGCCGAGACCATCAAGCAGGTGATCATCCCGGCGGCGCTGCCGGGCATTGTCGGCGGCTTCCTGCTGGCGGTTTCGCGCGCCATCGGCGAGACCATGATCGTGGTGATGGCAGCCGGCCTGGCGGCCAACCTGACCGCCAACCCGCTCGAGGCGGTGACCACGGTGACGGTGCAGATCGTGACGCTGCTGGTCGGCGACCAGGAGTTCGACAGCGCCAAGACCCTGGCGGCCTTCGCGCTGGGCCTGGTGCTGTTCGTGGTCACCCTGATTCTCAACGTCATCGCCCTGCACGTGGTGAGGAAGTATCGTGAACAGTACGAATAA
- the pstB gene encoding phosphate ABC transporter ATP-binding protein PstB, with the protein MEGTTEAVPGKTIGDYTHPDPVMTCRNVDVYYADKQAVMDVSLDVGRNEVIAMIGPSGCGKSTFLRCLNRMNDTIDIARVTGEILLDGESIYDKKLDVVQLRARVGMVFQKPNPFPKSIFENVAYGPRIHGMARDKTDLEEIVHNSLERAGLWKEVKDRLDQPGTGLSGGQQQRLCIARAIAVNPEVVLMDEPCSALDPIATARIEDLIDELKQNYTIAIVTHSMQQAARVSQRTAYFHLGILVEVGPTDHIFTTPSHKLTEDYITGRFG; encoded by the coding sequence ATGGAGGGCACTACCGAGGCCGTCCCGGGCAAGACCATCGGCGACTACACGCATCCCGACCCGGTGATGACCTGCCGCAACGTCGACGTCTATTACGCCGACAAGCAGGCCGTGATGGACGTTTCGCTCGACGTGGGACGCAACGAGGTCATCGCCATGATCGGCCCCTCGGGCTGCGGCAAGTCGACTTTCCTGCGCTGCCTCAATCGCATGAACGACACCATCGATATCGCGCGCGTGACCGGGGAGATCCTCCTCGATGGCGAGAGCATCTACGACAAGAAGCTGGACGTGGTGCAGCTCCGCGCCCGCGTCGGGATGGTGTTCCAGAAGCCCAACCCGTTCCCGAAATCGATCTTCGAGAACGTCGCCTACGGCCCGCGCATTCACGGCATGGCGCGCGACAAGACGGACCTCGAGGAAATCGTGCACAACTCGCTGGAGCGGGCCGGCCTGTGGAAAGAGGTGAAGGATCGCCTTGATCAGCCGGGCACCGGCCTTTCCGGCGGGCAGCAGCAGCGCCTGTGCATCGCGCGCGCCATCGCGGTGAACCCGGAGGTGGTGCTGATGGACGAGCCGTGTTCGGCGCTCGACCCCATCGCCACGGCGCGCATCGAGGACCTAATCGACGAACTCAAGCAGAACTACACCATCGCCATCGTCACACACTCCATGCAGCAGGCCGCGCGCGTCTCGCAGCGCACTGCCTACTTCCACCTCGGCATCCTGG
- a CDS encoding PstS family phosphate ABC transporter substrate-binding protein, whose protein sequence is MKKTLTTASVAAVLLMAGSAHAQSARDSIFIVGSSTVYPFTTVVAENFGRSTAFKTPKVESTGSGGGLKLFCAGVGVEHPDITNASRAIKSSEVELCKSNGVAEIIEVKVGFDGIVMSNSKAGPSYDLSLRDVWLALAAEVPDPANPDSGKLVKNPYMTWKQVNAALPDIKIEVLGPPPTSGTRDAFVELAMEGGCKTYPWIAAMKSADKNAYKAVCHTVREDGGYVEAGENDNLIVQKLQANPQALGIFGFSFLDQNSDVLKGKAINGVSPTFEAIADGSYPISRSLFFYAKKAHVGVIPGMREFLAEFTSDKAVGPEGYLVDRGLIPLPEADRKAVANRVKNLEAM, encoded by the coding sequence ATCAAGAAGACCCTGACGACGGCCTCGGTCGCTGCTGTGCTGCTCATGGCCGGCTCCGCCCACGCCCAGTCTGCCCGTGATTCTATCTTCATTGTCGGTTCGTCGACCGTCTACCCGTTCACCACCGTGGTGGCCGAAAACTTCGGTCGCTCGACCGCCTTCAAGACCCCGAAGGTCGAGTCGACCGGCTCGGGCGGCGGCCTGAAGCTGTTCTGCGCCGGCGTCGGCGTCGAGCATCCGGACATCACGAATGCCTCGCGCGCCATCAAGAGCAGCGAGGTCGAGCTGTGCAAGTCGAACGGCGTCGCCGAGATCATCGAGGTCAAGGTCGGCTTCGACGGCATCGTCATGTCCAACTCCAAGGCGGGTCCCAGCTACGACCTGTCGCTGAGGGACGTCTGGCTGGCGCTGGCTGCCGAGGTGCCGGACCCGGCCAACCCCGACAGCGGCAAGCTGGTGAAGAACCCCTACATGACCTGGAAGCAGGTCAATGCCGCGCTGCCCGATATCAAGATCGAGGTGCTCGGCCCGCCCCCGACCTCCGGCACGCGCGACGCTTTCGTCGAGCTGGCCATGGAGGGCGGTTGCAAGACCTACCCGTGGATCGCCGCGATGAAGTCGGCCGACAAGAACGCGTACAAGGCCGTGTGCCACACCGTCCGTGAGGACGGCGGTTACGTCGAGGCCGGCGAGAACGACAACCTGATCGTGCAGAAGCTGCAGGCGAACCCCCAGGCACTGGGCATCTTCGGTTTCAGCTTCCTCGACCAGAACAGCGACGTACTGAAGGGCAAGGCCATCAATGGCGTGTCCCCGACCTTCGAGGCCATCGCCGACGGCAGCTACCCGATCTCTCGTTCGCTGTTCTTCTATGCCAAGAAGGCGCACGTGGGCGTGATCCCGGGCATGCGCGAATTCCTGGCCGAGTTCACCAGTGACAAGGCCGTGGGTCCCGAGGGCTACCTCGTCGACCGTGGCCTGATTCCCCTGCCGGAGGCCGATCGCAAGGCGGTGGCCAACCGGGTGAAGAACCTCGAGGCCATGTAA